The sequence below is a genomic window from Paenibacillus sp. DCT19.
CAGATGCTTAAAGGTGAGTAACCCAGGAACATCCGTGTGAACCTGTGGATCCTTCGCATCGGGCTCTACAATCTCGGCGGTGACCGCAACCTGGGAATGAGCCAAACCAACATTCATAATCCGGTCTACTGTCTTTGCTAATCTGGCAGAGCTTAACGGCTTCAAGACGTAATCCAAAGCATGCAATTCAAATGCCTCAACCGCATGATCAGCATATGCCGTTACAAATATAATCTGAACCTGGTAATCCAATTGCTGTATATATTCAGCCGCTTCCAGTCCATTCATCTCAGGCATTCCGATGTCCAAAAATACGACATCTACACGATTCTTGGCCAGAAAATCAATCCCTTCACGAGCTGTCGAAAAACATTGCACAGGTGTAATCCTTCCGTCCGACAATAACAGGCGCTCCAAATGCAGCTGCGCTGGTTTCTCGTCATCGATTACAATCGCTCTCACCGTTCCTCTAACCTCCTAACTATATACAATGGATTAAAGACGACTTACACGGAACACTTTGATGCTGAACAACCTCATATAATTATTATTGTATATTAATTAACTATTCTAAGGGTACATAAAACCGAATAATCGATCCCTTTCCCAAATGACTCTCAATCTCTAGACCTGTACCATACAGCGAGGTTAATCGCCGATTAATATTTTTCAAGCCGACGCCCCCCGGTCCTTCGGTACGCCCAGATTGAACCTGCGCTAGCCGCTCTGGCGATATGCCTACACCATTATCTTCGACCTGTACTAGGATATGGTCTCCTGTATTGGCGATCTTGAGAGATACCGTCCCTCCAGACGCACGCTCCATTACACCATGGCGAATGGCATTCTCCACCAGAGGTTGGATACTCAGTGGAGGGATATAGAGACGAATTCCAGGCTCGACGTCGTATAGAACAACCAGCCTTTCCTCGAATCGTGCTTTTTCCAAATGAACATAGGATTCAACAAGCTCCAGCTCCTTGTGAAGTGGCACAAGCTGATCTCTGTTCTGGAAGTCAAAACTCCCTCGTAGATACTGACTTAGTTCAACCAGCAAGTCTGTAGCCTTGTCCGGATTAACCGCACATGTGGCAATAATGACATTGAGCGCATTATAGAGAAAATGTGGTTTGATCTGTGCTTGTAAGAAGGCCATTTCGGTGCGAATCGCCCCCTGTACGGAGGCTTTCATCTCAATTAGCGTTCTGACCCTGGCGCGAAGCTCACCTGCATCTACAGGTTTACTCAAGAAATCATTCGCTCCAGCCTGAAAACCAAGCTTGATATCCTCAGGCAAGCCCCGCGCCGTCAACATCAGAATAGGTAGCTCAGATAATGAACTACGCTCCCTCAGCCTACGGCACAGCTCAATCCCAGACATACCAGGCATCATCCAGTCCGTCACCACCAGATCAATGCCAGCGTGTTTCTCACGCAGCTTCAGCGCAGCGGCTCCGCTATCGGCTGCAATGACGTGATATCGCTGTGTTGATAACAAGTTGATCAGGACTTGACGATTGACCGGATCATCGTCTACAACCAGGATCGTGTGATCCGCCTCAAAGACATAATCGTTTTCATCCAACTCATCAATGAATCCGTTATTCTTCTCAGCGCTCTGCGTGGCAGCTACGTACTGTGCTGCTGAGGGTTTATAGCTCGCTTGAAGTAAATTCGTCTGTGCGACCGGCAACGTAAAATGGAACACTGATCCTTCACCTGGAACGGATTCAACCCATATCGTTCCGCCGCCTAACTCAACAAGTTTACGTGTAATACTTAGGCCGAGCCCCGTACCTCCCATGACGTTCTCACTTGTCCCATTGCCCTGCTCATAGGATTGAAAAATATCTTCCAGCTTCTCCGCAGCGATGCCTACACCAGTATCAGCAACGGAGACGGTCACCTGGTCACCCTCAACAGTCGCATATAGGTGAATTTCGCCTTGGTGGGTATACTTGTACGCATTCCCCAGCAGATTGTACAAAATCTGCCGTAGCCGATCCTCATCCGCTTCCACAAGCGGCATACCCTGCGGCCACTGCTGGAGCAGTACAATTGGCTTATCTCCGAAGGTAAAGTCGGAAACCTCCACGACTGTACGTGCGATGGATTCCAGATCCACCGCTTCTCGTTTCAGTTCAATTTCACTATTTTTAAGCTTGGAAAAATCAAGAATGTCGTTAATTAGCAAAGAGAGCCGTCTGCCTGTAGAAGTGATCATAGACAGGTTTTTGGCCTGCTTTTTCGTAACTTCACCTGCAGCACCCTCCAGCATGGACTGGGCAATATTAATGATTCCGTGTAGCGGCGTGCGGAGCTCATGAGAAGTATTAGCCATAAACTCATCTTTGAGGCTATCAATGACAAGCAACCGCTCAGATAAAGCCTCAACCTCACGAAAGGATTCCGCAAATCGAATGGCTGTTAGGATCATCTGTATGAAAATAAATAATAATAGCTCATACAACGCTAGAAACGATGTATCCCAAGTGGTAAAGGCACCCACGGTATGCAGCACCACAACCATCATCAGGCTCATCATGCTAAGTAATGCAAAATGTCCATCATTCGGTCTCATTTTCAACCAAAACACCATAGCTCTAAGCGAGTAAAGGATGACAACGAGAGAAATAAGTAACATATATGGCGTTAGACGTGAAAACACGGCTGGTGGTAACGCAAGCCCGATTACACATTGTAGAATGACCAGCGTGACACCAAGTCGAACAAACCATTGATGCACAGCACCCGGAACAATAACATCGATATACCGGAGCAGATAGTAATACGCAAGGGCCGCACTAAGAAACTGAATCCGCAGGATTTCGTTATTCGGGAGAAAGGGTAGAAATGTACCTAACAACTTCTCTCCATGGGTCAATGCATACGTCGCACCAGCGAGACTGAACAAGCCCAGATAACGAAGTTCACTTTCGTTCTGCCTTAATCTGAATAACAGTAAGAAGAATGCCGCAGGAAACAGGAATCCGAAGAGAGCCATCAGATCGGTAAGCCAGCTCCATTGCTGGCTATTCTGGATGCTACGTTCATCTCCGAATAAGACTGAGGCAACGATCCCGCCGGAGGAGTAGCTATAGTTAGATACCTGAATAAGAATATCCGCACTCTCTCCATCAATGGATGTAAAGCCGGTGAACGGCAGATTGAGCTGGATATCAATATCTGGATTGACCCCAGGCAGACCTTTACCGCCGATTTCTTTGCCATCCAAAAAAATACGATGAGCCATGCGGATATTCTGAGAGCGTATGCCATAATCGTTCTTAATAACATTGGGATCAATCTTAATGCGT
It includes:
- a CDS encoding ATP-binding protein; this translates as MKKHWIMLTISFICIVIFPLGWVAHTLISDRTNPTVQDGFIDLTQWDFDQKGSATLDGDWDFYPNQLLTPVDLEADRSGRKALSPHSQVKVPSQWNKTLGQAHGFGTYHVRIKIDPNVIKNDYGIRSQNIRMAHRIFLDGKEIGGKGLPGVNPDIDIQLNLPFTGFTSIDGESADILIQVSNYSYSSGGIVASVLFGDERSIQNSQQWSWLTDLMALFGFLFPAAFFLLLFRLRQNESELRYLGLFSLAGATYALTHGEKLLGTFLPFLPNNEILRIQFLSAALAYYYLLRYIDVIVPGAVHQWFVRLGVTLVILQCVIGLALPPAVFSRLTPYMLLISLVVILYSLRAMVFWLKMRPNDGHFALLSMMSLMMVVVLHTVGAFTTWDTSFLALYELLLFIFIQMILTAIRFAESFREVEALSERLLVIDSLKDEFMANTSHELRTPLHGIINIAQSMLEGAAGEVTKKQAKNLSMITSTGRRLSLLINDILDFSKLKNSEIELKREAVDLESIARTVVEVSDFTFGDKPIVLLQQWPQGMPLVEADEDRLRQILYNLLGNAYKYTHQGEIHLYATVEGDQVTVSVADTGVGIAAEKLEDIFQSYEQGNGTSENVMGGTGLGLSITRKLVELGGGTIWVESVPGEGSVFHFTLPVAQTNLLQASYKPSAAQYVAATQSAEKNNGFIDELDENDYVFEADHTILVVDDDPVNRQVLINLLSTQRYHVIAADSGAAALKLREKHAGIDLVVTDWMMPGMSGIELCRRLRERSSLSELPILMLTARGLPEDIKLGFQAGANDFLSKPVDAGELRARVRTLIEMKASVQGAIRTEMAFLQAQIKPHFLYNALNVIIATCAVNPDKATDLLVELSQYLRGSFDFQNRDQLVPLHKELELVESYVHLEKARFEERLVVLYDVEPGIRLYIPPLSIQPLVENAIRHGVMERASGGTVSLKIANTGDHILVQVEDNGVGISPERLAQVQSGRTEGPGGVGLKNINRRLTSLYGTGLEIESHLGKGSIIRFYVPLE